CTgaaaacatgttttaaaagtcaaggatttcatttttttccattttcaaGATCATCTCATCACAAAAAGTAATCAACTCTACTGTAAATTAACTCATCATAAGGATATCATGTCGAGATGGGATGAGAACACGTCAGTTTCACAGAAGTCCTCGATGAAGTCACTGGACATAACCTCTGCATAAAGAAGTATGACTGACCAATGAAGAATCCCACTTTTGTCTAATACAGGTTTTCTCACTCCAGTTAGTTCTTGATACTGGGCCTTCCCAAATTTTAGTCCTCTATTCTCCAAAGCAGATGAAAGCATCTAAACAGCATCAAAAGACAGGAAAGTAGTCAAATTGAATGTCCTGGAGATAAATCTTCATATTGCTAGCATGGCTTACCTTAGCTGCAGCAACGACTTCTAATATTtgagtttttttattttcttcttcttgcctctgCAAATCAATTTGCACAAACAATTTcttcatctcttcattagagGGCATTTGTTCAAGTCCCCTTTGACAAAGTGAGGTGGCTTCAGAAAATAGGTTCAAGGAAAAGGCAGCCTTGGCAGCTCTATAGTATCCCTATCAACCATTTTAAATTTATGAATTCAAGTTGATCCATCTTGACACGGAAATAAACTCAAGCAATGACATGAATAATAAACTAAGAATGATATTAAACAGGAAAACAAAGGATGACTAATCCACAATAATAAATTTACAGTCTCAGACTAGACTGATGTATCTAGAAGAAGAAATAAACTCAAGCACTcatgataaataattttttaataacgaatttaagcataaaaattcAATTGCTAGTGCCTATCAATTACTAGTATATAGAGGTATCATTTACATGCAAGATAATAATCTCACAAAGAGAAGCTTCAATCAAGAAGAACCAACCTTGACATTCATTGGGCATAGCTTAATTGCTTCTTCAGCATCAGTTAAAGCACGTCTATGATTGCCCATGAGCAAATTCACTTGGGCACGATTAGCAAAGATGACTGACTGTTCTGAGTCATTGAGACTTTTCTGATCAATTGCCCTGGTGTAACAATCAATTGCCTCCTTGTAATGCTTTTTACCCATTTTCACAAACTGATTACCTTTTTCCTGAATGCTGTAATTTCATTAGCCGATAGCCATGATGTTGGATAAGGAATACAGCAACTTGATAAAGTATGTTTAACAAAAGCAGAATCATAGAACAATATAACTTGGTTAaataaaggaaatttatttatattttacttATTTTTCCTACCTCTGGTTAAATGAGTGACAAATGGTTATGTTTATTCCTCAACAATGAATTTAACAAGAGTGTATCTTTAATCTGTCACAAGGAGAACACGCACTTATGAACCTCCAAGGAAAAACATTGCCTTTTATATGATCTTTTGTGTACCAGTTTACAAAACTACACTGAAAAATAGCAAGACAGAATTGCCCTTCACTTCTTTTTTTTCAATTAAGGACGATGATACATAAATCATTAAACATCATGAACGAATAATCACAAAAAAAGGTCATCAACTTGTTTGCAAAGTGTGTATGAGTCTTGGAAAATGTGATTACGTTCTGCCGTTACTTAATTCTTGAAAGTTCATTAGAAATATGATCTTTTCTTGCAAGAGTGAAGTTCCACACATTGTTTTCACCCAGAGATTACAAAGCAAAGACTTCGTCAACTAAGAGTCCAGGATATCAATTCCCACATTTTGGCTTTGTAAAGATACCACAGTTGCAGATTCCATGAACAACCAACCCCACAGTAAAGAATTGGAACTTCTTTTCCTCTTTCCTCTTGTCTTATATAATTTGGCATTTCAAATATCGTCAAATCGTGATTATGCCACAAGAGATTAACTAGTTCTAGTCACCTACTTCATACATGGTAGTATAAAAGACTCCTCTTTAGGTTATAATTCCTTAAACAACACTGTAAAAAAATAGCAATGCAGATTTAGGTAACGAAAAGATTAGAATTTTTCTCAATAATCACCAAAAAACCAATTTTTTATATCAACGAGTACCTATCAGGAATCAACTAAGAAAAATTAATTCATTTCGGGGGGTAAAAAAGACACGATCGAGAATCCACCAACTAACCTTGAGCTCGATGGCGGCGGATTCTTTGATGGCGGCGATGGCCTCCAAGTCCGCCTTCTCGCTCTCAGAGACAGGATACGCCCCCGCGTCCATCCATAGCGCCATCTCTCTCACTCTTCCCGGCGCCTCGACGATCTCTCGAGGAGCGGCGGCGGCGAATAAACCTCTTCAACAATCTGTGATGCGCCCAAAACTTGTGAGGTTCTGGGGCTCGGGTACCTGTAAACACACGGGGAACGAGCCCATTTAAATAGggataaaaaatgagaaaatttgtgaAATTGGAGaagccaaaataaaataaaattaatggaatgtattattttaaaaaataattagtaaaaaaatataattctcgcatttttaaataatatcaaaatgtaatTAACATTCTACATCACCCATTATTTACCTCCGAGCTATatacttttttttaattttaaaatttctcaaattaatcaattgttcatattcaaatttattctatataataaaatattattaacatGCGGCCCAGCCCGAAACCCGCCCGTGGTTTTGTTGGCCCAACTTGTTTATTAACCCACACGCACCTCTCTTCGTCGTGAACCTCTTTGAGGCAAAATGCCGAGCACCTTCCACGGTCTCACCCGAAGGAAGCCACCGGCGGCCgtcaggaagaagaagaataagaagcgGAAGAGATCAGTCATCGCCTTCCCCAAAATGGCACCTGAACTACGCCCTGAAGTTGAAGAGGTCGAGGATGAAGAGGACGAGGAGGACATGGAGGAGGGAGCGGAGGTGCTGGGGTTCAAGCTGAAACCCTCCGCTTCTTCACGTTTCCACGCGATCCAACCCTTAGGAAATTTACTTCTCCTTGGAGGTCCTTCCTCTTCCGCCAACGCCCGCGACGTTGGCCTCGGCGCCCTCCGCATCCTCCCCGACGACCTCCTCCTCGACGTTCTCACCTTCCTTCCCGCGCGAGACCTCGCCGTCCTCTCTTCCACCAGCCGCTCTCTGTACGTCTTTGGCACCCACGACCCTCTCTGGCGCACCCTCGTCCTCGAACGCTTTCACGGTGACTTCCTGTTTTGCGGCTCTTGGAGATCGACCTACCTCGCCTCTGCATCCAGAACCCTGCCACTGCCTCCCTCTGAGACTCTAGTAATCAGGAACTTCTACTCGGATTACCTCTTCCAGAGCTGGCTCTGCGCCAGCATCGAGATGAAGCCCGAGTGGCTCAAGATCGACAACATCGAGAGGCGCCGTGGCATCTCGGTCGAGGAATTCATTGACACCTTCGAGGATCCTAATAAGCCTGTTTTACTACAAGGATGTCTCGACACCTGGCCGGCTATGAAAAGGTGGAACCGAGAACGACTAATGCGAGTTTGTAGTGACGTTAAATTCGCAGTTGGTCCAGTGGAGATGACAATGGAAAGGTATTTCAAGTATTCTGATGCTGCAAAGGAGGAGCGGCCTCTTTACCTCTTCGATCCAAAGTTTGCAGACAAGGTGCTCGAGCTTGGTTCTGAGTATGATGTTCCAATATACTTCAGGGAAGATTTGTTTTCTATGCTTGGAAAGGAGCGGCCGGACTATCGGTGGATCATAATTGGACCTGCAGGTTCCGGGTCGTCATTCCATGTTGACCCAAACTCTACATCCGCTTGGAATGCAGTTATCAAGGGATCAAAGAAGTGGGTCATGTTCCCACCAGAGATCGTGCCACCAGGAGTGCATCCTAGTGCTGATGGAGCTGAGGTTGCTTGTCCAGTGTCCATTATGGAGTGGTTCATGAACTTCTATGCAGCATGTAGAACATGGAAGAAGAGGCCAGTGGAGTGTGTGTGCAGAGCAGGGGAGGTAGTATTCATACCCAACGGATGGTGGCATTTGGTGATCAATCTTGAGGATTCTATAGCCATTACACAGAATTATGTAAGCCGGTGAGTTTCTGTGTAACCTTTTAAGTGTTTTTGTTTCCATTCCAAGCTACTTTAGATTTTGAACTGATTCAAAATACTGAACTTTTTCTTAACACTTGCATCCTTTGAATGTGAGCTTGTCTAGTAAGTAAACTGTGCCATTTTAAAATCTACAATCACATACTTTTGGTCCATTAGCTTGTGAGGCTTCACCATTGACCCAAACTGTTTAACGTCTAGTTAATAGTAGTTTTTCAAGCCTACAAAACCCCTTGAATTGCCCACAACTCCCCATGTGAGACCTTACTAGATTGTTACATCTTGGACCTTGTTGAAACATCAAATTTAAGTAAGACATGACAGACCAATTTAGCCTATATTGGAGATTATGGGTTTATTGAAGAGTTTTAGGCCTACATGTGTTAGGTTTAGTTATTTTTTATCAAGTGGTTCAAGTTCAATCATGTAAGTGCATCCCTATTAAACAACATTCCCATATTGACaatattaaaaattccttttcatTTCAACCTACCATAGCAATCCACATTTTCAGGTTGCATATGTTTTGGTGTTGTAAGAGCGTTGTTCAAACCATGTATAAGTCATAATGCagataataattttctaaatggAGAACCTCGGAGGGAAGCATTACAAGTAACCTAAATTCATATCTAATTGTTCTGTAGAAATACTCCTTGTAAAAGTTACTTGGCATCACTTATGAAAATGAAGGCGGGCATAACCTATCCTTGTGTATCACTTTGATCTTGTTCGGTACATTGGTTCATGATACTTATAACCTGTAGTTTGATGGTTGAGTTATTGAGAATGGCAAGCATGTATGCTTGTTATTCATCTTCAGTTTAAAAAGTTGCCTCCATGTCTTTGTGGTGCTCTTGGTTAGGTACTCAGCGGGGTAATTGGTAAATGATAACCATACTGTTGTTGCTAGTTTGAATTTAGACCCACCTTCTCTTCTCAGAATATAGTGTGCATCCCAAAGATATGGTACATTTTTTCACCTGTAATTGTCAATTTGAATGTCTGCTCTTCTTGTTTTAGCCTTGTTTTCTTGTATAATTCATATCACATTGTAAAGTTGAAGCTGCACAACACATTCCAATACTGTGTTGGAAATACTGATAGACTACATTTGTCAGCTTAAGGATATAATCTCTTGCTATTAAGTGTAGTAAATATGCATGGGTGTATGTATTGAAGTAATTTTACAACATATTACACTTGGTCTATCAGCTGCCACAAGTCAGAAACTGCTCTGCCCTCAATAGGGAGTGGCCATAAGAGATCAAGTGGGATGAAATTTGGATGAGTTGAGGGTAAGTTAGAGTTCAACCAAATTGGAAGTGGTTCAGCCAAGGTGGATGTGTGTGAGAGAGGCGATTGTCAATTTATTTAACCTGCTTGGGAGTTTGATGGATCATTTAAGGATGGTGAAGGTTGGGACATAGTGAAAAGCTAAGATGGGCGGCGGGCTAAATTAGTGGGTTGGAGTGGAGTTAAGCAGGGATCGAGTTATGTGGCTCGAAATGCGGTTAGAGTGTTCGAACCAGAGAAAACTCTATTGCTTTGCATGTGTTCTCCGATCCCCCAATTGGTTGGGGTCATTAGCCTGAAAGTGATCATCTGTCCAATGTCTTCTGCTTAAGATCTTTGTTCACAGTATCTGTCCCTTAAAGTGTTGTATACATGCCCTCCATCAAATGGTCTTGATATTAAGATGAGATTGCCAATGTTTTCTCTGACTCAGAATTTTAATTCTTACTATGCAGGAGTAATTTACTGAATGTTCTGGATTTTCTTCAGAAGCCTAATGCCAGAGAGCTCGTCTCCGGAACCAAAGACAGGGTAAATCTGTTCGATAAGTTCAAAACTGCCATTGACACATCATATCCTGGAATGATCGATGAGGTCACAGCAAAAGTACAGGAGAAGATGGCCGAGAAGAAAAGGCCATCGTTCTGGGAATCTGTTACTGatgccaaggcaggaggattcaAGTTCTCACTGATATAGCTCATGGCATGCCTAATTCATTTCTCTTTATGCTCATTTATTCCCGATTTCTTGTACCAGATGCAATATTTCAAACTTAAACATTTCTCTTATTTAGCTTACTTAACTTTTATAATACTCAAATCACTTGGCATATTTCCGAAATGCCCCTCCATTCTTTCACAAAATAATCATTGATTTCTTCATATTTTTCCtctattaaatataaaaattcatTATTCTCAATTTACATTATTGAATTTAGAATCGAGGACTTAACtatattaagaaagtttttacgagtatattaattttaatttaaagaatttaaaattttttagatttaCCAATTAATTTTGTCCATTTGGAGTTAAGTTAGCTTGGATCAAATTTtgaatcactttaaattaaaattaatccactcttaatttaaaaaatattaaatttttgaatgaTTAAGTTCCGTGCGAAATTGATTAACAGATTTAGAGAATTTTAAAACATTTCaaattaaaatacttttatcaaccTTTTTAATGTATTAATATTCTTATATCTAAATTGATTGAtggacttaaaattttttaaaacattttaaattaaaattaatgtgTTTTATTAAACCTTTTTAATGTACCTATATCCTCGTATTTGACTTCgataagaaagaaagagaagttaatcCTTAAATATACTTGCGCGGTCCAGTAAAATATGGTTCAAACTTTCTTATGTCGTCGTTTTGGGAATGTCGCAGATGCTAAGACCGGAGTATTCAAGTTCTCAATGATGTATCTTGTGGCTCGTCCAATTCAACTCTCTTTGTACTCGTCTATTCGCGATTGATCGCTCCAAATATTATTCCAAACTTTCTATTGTAGGAGTAACTTGGGATAAACATCCATAAGGATTTTCTTATGTTCCTTGCTCCATCGTCTTATCGCGGTCTCCATACAAcaggaaaataaaaaataaaataaaataaaaataaaaaatacagagCCCTTCCCTTTTTGTAAATAAATTAATGACAAACCAAATTCCTAATGTTCTCAATTATTTCGTCAAAAAATTCCTGCTCTCCTTGGTTACATCCGACGGATAAGAATCTCGACCTCGCATTTCCAACTGCTTTGGATGCTCGCCACGTGTACCTGACTTCAGTCTTTCCGTTTCTTATTAGTAAGCAACGCTCCGCCTTTTCCATCTTCATCCTAGAAACCTCCGCTCTGCCTTTTTCCGTTCTTCCTCCTTGAAACCCTCCCGGTTTAATCGCGATGGCGACTTCCGATCTCCCCGATCTCTCTCATCTCTCGATCGATCCAGGTTCCAATAGATTCTGCTCGTTATGCTACTGTTTCCATGGTGTCTCTTCCTCGTATTCCTTCTCCCTTAATTATCTGCCCATGTGTGCTATTTAGATTTTATCGCTGCTTATTTTCTAGATTTCTATCTGTTTGGGTCTGGATTCTTGTTTTCCTATGTTTCTTTTATTCAGTTCCAAGTAATGCTGGCAATTTCCGCCTACTTGGTGGTCATTCCCTGGGTTATTAGATACTCGCTTAATTATCTGCCTTGTATGCTATTTAGATATTTATCGCTGCTTATTTTCTGGATTTCTATCTATTTGGGTCTGGATTCTTGTTCTCCTATGTTTCTTTTATTCAGTTCCAACTAATACTGGCAATTTCCGCCTACTCGGTGGTCATTCCCTGGATTATTAGATACTCCCTTAATTATCTGCCTTGTATGCTAATTAGATATTTATCGCTGCTTATTTTCTGGATTTATATCTGTTTGGGTCTGGATTCTTGTTCTCCTATGTTTCTTTTATTCAGTTCCAAGTAATACTGGCAATTTCCGCCTATTTGGTGGTCATTCCCTGGGTTATTAGATACTCCTTTAATTATCTGCCTTGTATGCTATTTAGATATTTATTGCTGCTTATTTTCTGGATTTCTATCTGTTTCGGTCTGGATTCTTTCTCCTATGTTTTTTT
This window of the Zingiber officinale cultivar Zhangliang chromosome 3B, Zo_v1.1, whole genome shotgun sequence genome carries:
- the LOC122055841 gene encoding tetratricopeptide repeat protein 4 homolog isoform X2; its protein translation is MGKKHYKEAIDCYTRAIDQKSLNDSEQSVIFANRAQVNLLMGNHRRALTDAEEAIKLCPMNVKGYYRAAKAAFSLNLFSEATSLCQRGLEQMPSNEEMKKLFVQIDLQRQEEENKKTQILEVVAAAKMLSSALENRGLKFGKAQYQELTGVRKPVLDKSGILHWSVILLYAEVMSSDFIEDFCETDVFSSHLDMMFSESSQPLPWDENHAYTRDAVELYYQASMGTLLSKKEVLKYLLDGTVKSGLDGLFDEDKDLEKELDNRVSFPGNNHGKWIKVTQKKTLLDILQQPDYIIPAIPVFYVVSKKSAFYKDFKAGKWSPP
- the LOC122055841 gene encoding tetratricopeptide repeat protein 4 homolog isoform X1, with amino-acid sequence MALWMDAGAYPVSESEKADLEAIAAIKESAAIELKEKGNQFVKMGKKHYKEAIDCYTRAIDQKSLNDSEQSVIFANRAQVNLLMGNHRRALTDAEEAIKLCPMNVKGYYRAAKAAFSLNLFSEATSLCQRGLEQMPSNEEMKKLFVQIDLQRQEEENKKTQILEVVAAAKMLSSALENRGLKFGKAQYQELTGVRKPVLDKSGILHWSVILLYAEVMSSDFIEDFCETDVFSSHLDMMFSESSQPLPWDENHAYTRDAVELYYQASMGTLLSKKEVLKYLLDGTVKSGLDGLFDEDKDLEKELDNRVSFPGNNHGKWIKVTQKKTLLDILQQPDYIIPAIPVFYVVSKKSAFYKDFKAGKWSPP
- the LOC122055843 gene encoding F-box protein At5g06550-like, which gives rise to MPSTFHGLTRRKPPAAVRKKKNKKRKRSVIAFPKMAPELRPEVEEVEDEEDEEDMEEGAEVLGFKLKPSASSRFHAIQPLGNLLLLGGPSSSANARDVGLGALRILPDDLLLDVLTFLPARDLAVLSSTSRSLYVFGTHDPLWRTLVLERFHGDFLFCGSWRSTYLASASRTLPLPPSETLVIRNFYSDYLFQSWLCASIEMKPEWLKIDNIERRRGISVEEFIDTFEDPNKPVLLQGCLDTWPAMKRWNRERLMRVCSDVKFAVGPVEMTMERYFKYSDAAKEERPLYLFDPKFADKVLELGSEYDVPIYFREDLFSMLGKERPDYRWIIIGPAGSGSSFHVDPNSTSAWNAVIKGSKKWVMFPPEIVPPGVHPSADGAEVACPVSIMEWFMNFYAACRTWKKRPVECVCRAGEVVFIPNGWWHLVINLEDSIAITQNYVSRSNLLNVLDFLQKPNARELVSGTKDRVNLFDKFKTAIDTSYPGMIDEVTAKVQEKMAEKKRPSFWESVTDAKAGGFKFSLI